The following is a genomic window from Chanos chanos chromosome 1, fChaCha1.1, whole genome shotgun sequence.
GTGGCATGCAATCCAGTAACAGGTGGGCTGATCCTGAGGAAAATGACTTGAAACATAAAAGCAATAACTGAAACTTCTGAATAAGGGCATCAacgaaatgaataaatataaaatataaaacatcttCCGTATCTGCTGTGCTCTTACTTGCAAATTAACCTGACTGGTGTTTTCTGTTCCAGTAAGCGTCTGAGGATGCTCGGCTGGCTGAGGGACACATGAGGTAGAACTGACGCTGCTGTCTTCCTCTGTGAGCTGAGGTGTCTCCTGTCGATTGTTCTCTGTAGGAAGCTTCTGTAGTAATTCAGCCAATTTCCTCCGCTCCTCAGCTAGCTGCctgagagagacactcacaccATGAAAGCAGtgaacaaaagtgaaaaaactgAGGATGTAGataaatagtgtgtgtgtgtttgtgagacctCTCTAATTTTTGGcgttctttcttctcttctaaGTGGGCTTGGGTTTCATTCTTCAGGGCTTCTTCCAGTTTCTGCTTGGTAAGTACAAGGTCTTgaattgtctgtttttgttgctcAACCTTCCTCTCCAACATAGCCATGTCAGCCACCATCCTCTCCTCCGCCTGGACAAACAAAAGCATCATATTAAGGAACTGAATTGATTGTGTGATGTATTcatgtaaaagtgtaaaagCATTacttgtttacacacacacacacacacacatacatatcaaaCCTTTTTAGAATCCTCCAGTTGCCTTTCCAGTTCTCTGCACAGTTCCTTCTGCTGTTGTTTATCTTGCTCCTCCCTTTCTTTGCGTTGTATCTCCATCTCCTTATGGTTctgtgaaatacacacagacacacagagggagaaagacagagacagagagagagagagagagagagagagagagagagagagagagagagagagagagagagagagagagagagagaaaagaaacagtgaggGAGAAAGCTTAGATCATAAGATAACAAGACACGTGTCCTTGCAGAGGTACACAGCCCTGAGGAAATACCACCACCCAcccaaataactaaataacaGCTTTGCCTCTCTGATGCAGTTTCTCACTTTACTGTAGCAGGCAAACTGACTCCTGCATAGCTAGAGGTAAAACAAAGTGTGATAACATTCCACCTTGAGACAACTTTGTTGTTTATAAACACACCAACTGTTTGCAGTGGAAGTATTCAGTGGAATCTAACATAAGTCTAACATAAATCTAACACAAGTTGTATGATTTTAAGAACTGTactattttaaacatttttgatCCAATTTTTATCACAAATACTTCTCTAATGCTTATTAAAATTCTGAtttaataatacaaataatacTTTAATGTGATAGATTATCATTTTACACCAGTAATTTGAGGGTATTGTCCCCACATTTAGCCtctttctctagctctctcctctgtcctcacCTGGATGATGGTGTCTATGTCCACCCCtggtttccctctctcctcctgcagctgaAACTGACTAGTGTCCTCTTGCTGGCTGGTCAGATCACTCATGCagatctctctctgctcacgtCTTTGCAGCTTCAACTCCTGGTGCAGAGAGCTCTTCCCTTCCGCAGTCAACCTGATAGCCGTCTGCACAGCTGCAAAGCAAGCAGAGGATGTCTCCACCTAACACAAGTGCTTTGACCAGATGACATGAGCCGCCTCTGCACTCTGACAAAGCCCTGGTGCACCACTAGAATGTTCTCACCTTGTATCCACTCTAACCTCATCTTCTGGTCTGAGGCATTCATCTCATAGGTCCTGCCAGGGGTCTTTACACAAAACAGGTACCGCTTGCCCTCTTTATCTGGGAGGGTCTGAGAAAAAtggagcaagagaaagagaattcaTTCTACAAAATATTAGCGTGACTATAATTGAGGTTGAATTAAACAATCCAACTCCTACACGCGTCTGTAGAGATGTGTAGCAGCCCGGATCCAGCACGCTTATTTGTTATTCATAGGATCCAGACGAATCGCTGTTTGATATGGGTAGATTAGGTAGTGAAGGGGTTGCCCACCCTTCGACTTACATTATGCTTCAATGCATCTGATTACTATCTGTTTAGTGTACCTATAATATACGTATGATTCCCTTGTCTTGGTTCTGCTCAGTTCTACAAATGCCCACCTCCACTACACAGGTCTTATCCAGCTGGAtctcccctttcttttccttcaggTCCTCATTGACGTAGTAGGCCATGCTGCTAGGCTTCAGCACAAACCAACGCTCCTGCCAGTTCCTCCGCACATGCCCTTTTTTCAACATGTACCCCTGAGAgatagagtcagagagagactcagtAAGATTTTTCTCACCATCAGTACAAATATAAATTACAATTTCCAAATTTCTTGAAGTGTCCTGAAGGTTTATCATTACCACAAGCATATTAAGATTATTCATGCAAAGCATCATTCTGTTTCTCAGCTGAAACAGATCAATTGTGTTCATGTTAAATTGTGATCATTATTTTTACCCTTGGGTTCACTGATTTGAGGACTCTCATTGTTAGTAATGACAGATGGGCTCAGTCACCTTTTTAAGCACATTATGATACATCTCCCTGAAAACATCGTCCAGGGCCAGACTGAAAACCTCCCGGTTGTCTGTCTGCATGAGTTGCCCAGCATTCACATACTCCAGGAAATCCCACACTGACATGCCCCCTTGAAAACTGGTCTTCTTGGATAACAAGTCCTCTAATAGTTTTCCATTCCACTCTTGGTTCATTGCTGTAGAGATTTTCTTGAGCAGGTACTTTACCTGTGTCAAATAAGAATAAACTCATCTTTAACATCAGTAGGTATGTTGAACATACAGTATAATGTTTAATGGAAATCAATGGCTTAATGGAAATTGTGAAATCTTTATTTACTCGATGAAGTTTGTAATCTTCAAAAACCCACATGAGCATGAAAAGGAGGTGTGGGGAGAAGAGAGCAGAACTGAATTAAGCAGATACATATTAAGACCTTGAGTTGCACAAAAAGTTATTTACAACATGTCTTCTGTAACTGTTGATAATATCAATAGATGCATCCAGTCATCAGGAGGGCTCAGTTCCTCTACCTGTAAACTTCTCATTTATGCTTCGCTCTTCAGAGATACAAACTCACATTTACATCAGTTCTTTAATAATTTAGCTGATTCTCGACTACAGCTTActataaaaacatacagaatttCAGCCACAGTGGTCACCTGCTTCAAGAGCAGCCATGGAGCTAAGTGTCTTCCCTCACCTCAGCTGGGATGATAACCAGGGGGTAGTGGTCCTCAGAGAGTAGGTTAAACAGGCAGAAGAGTTTGAAACAGTCTCTCTCAGAGCACAGCCCCTGCTCTATACTAGGCTTGTAATTCTTCTTGGATGTCATCATCCAGCACAAGTCATC
Proteins encoded in this region:
- the def6c gene encoding differentially expressed in FDCP 6 homolog, which translates into the protein MDLRTELLKSIWYAFTSLDAEHHGKVSKSQLKVLSHNLYTALNIPHDPVALEQHFQDDDNGPVSSQGYMPYLNNYILSKAKEGTFDKETFDDLCWMMTSKKNYKPSIEQGLCSERDCFKLFCLFNLLSEDHYPLVIIPAEVKYLLKKISTAMNQEWNGKLLEDLLSKKTSFQGGMSVWDFLEYVNAGQLMQTDNREVFSLALDDVFREMYHNVLKKGYMLKKGHVRRNWQERWFVLKPSSMAYYVNEDLKEKKGEIQLDKTCVVETLPDKEGKRYLFCVKTPGRTYEMNASDQKMRLEWIQAVQTAIRLTAEGKSSLHQELKLQRREQREICMSDLTSQQEDTSQFQLQEERGKPGVDIDTIIQNHKEMEIQRKEREEQDKQQQKELCRELERQLEDSKKAEERMVADMAMLERKVEQQKQTIQDLVLTKQKLEEALKNETQAHLEEKKERQKLERQLAEERRKLAELLQKLPTENNRQETPQLTEEDSSVSSTSCVPQPAEHPQTLTGTENTSQVNLQESLYDYSQQTKHWNIQLNRLLKPITPGDKVPRVKPSCPKQGQALVSSEFITKYQSAIDQETPQPFNQPSNTEEEASPVQSDQARTSVDKSNMNSNGQGDALTE